In Endozoicomonas sp. GU-1, one DNA window encodes the following:
- a CDS encoding S1C family serine protease encodes MKKLLKSVGLPILIGLFTAITILLIKPEFGGISEKTRNRFIEQSSRVFNVTGQVSYSDAVKKAAPAVVSISTNSLSQRGDSNLPLPQRTHARSTPEGSGVIVDPEGYILTNHHVIQNAARLMITLRDGREVKARIIGTDPESDLAVLKVNLKDLPYLDLVDSGSAEIGDVVLAIGNPFGLGQTVTMGIISATGRNDLQLNTYEDFIQTDAAINIGNSGGALVNAYGDLIGISTLLFSRGGGSEGVGFVIPSNMARFVMDSIIKYGRVIRGWLGIESQPLNSALAEAYGVSTKVGILITGVYEDGPADRAGLRRGDILTGINGQSTRDGRKVMNMVARIPPGQQMTMQVLRDGEAIELTAQATTRPTIVN; translated from the coding sequence ATGAAAAAACTGCTTAAGTCGGTGGGCTTACCCATCCTGATCGGGCTATTCACCGCGATCACAATACTGCTGATCAAGCCTGAGTTCGGTGGTATTTCCGAAAAAACCCGCAACCGTTTTATTGAACAATCCTCCAGAGTATTCAATGTCACCGGGCAGGTTTCCTACAGTGATGCCGTGAAAAAGGCCGCACCGGCTGTGGTCAGTATCTCTACCAACAGCCTGTCACAGCGTGGTGACAGCAACCTGCCCCTGCCCCAGAGAACCCATGCCCGCAGCACCCCGGAAGGTTCTGGCGTTATTGTTGATCCTGAAGGTTATATCCTGACCAACCACCATGTGATTCAAAATGCAGCCAGGCTGATGATTACCCTGCGCGATGGCCGGGAGGTCAAAGCCCGCATTATTGGCACCGACCCGGAAAGCGATCTTGCCGTGTTGAAAGTCAACCTGAAGGATTTGCCTTACCTGGACCTGGTGGACTCTGGCAGCGCAGAAATTGGCGATGTGGTGCTGGCCATTGGCAACCCATTCGGACTGGGACAGACGGTGACCATGGGCATTATCAGCGCCACCGGCCGGAATGACCTGCAACTGAATACCTACGAAGACTTTATCCAGACCGATGCCGCCATCAATATCGGCAACTCCGGTGGTGCCCTGGTCAATGCCTATGGTGATCTGATTGGCATCAGTACGCTATTGTTTTCCCGTGGTGGGGGCAGTGAAGGGGTTGGCTTTGTCATTCCCTCCAATATGGCCCGCTTTGTTATGGATTCCATCATTAAATATGGCCGGGTGATTCGGGGCTGGCTGGGTATTGAGTCACAGCCACTGAACTCGGCACTGGCAGAAGCCTACGGTGTCAGCACAAAAGTTGGGATTTTGATTACCGGGGTTTATGAAGATGGTCCTGCCGACCGTGCGGGTTTGCGACGTGGCGATATTCTTACCGGCATCAATGGCCAGAGCACCCGGGATGGCCGCAAGGTAATGAATATGGTGGCCCGTATTCCACCGGGCCAACAGATGACCATGCAGGTGTTGAGGGATGGCGAAGCGATTGAGTTAACCGCACAGGCAACGACAAGGCCAACTATTGTTAACTGA
- a CDS encoding ankyrin repeat domain-containing protein translates to MFSSIRQCSSSRDDTGNPEETAEGFHAQPVPSLQQPVASAENISARAVTSPGNGSLHPLTSDVDLRGLGNQLAAAILKQDLPTVNNLLNLVQDLGIDPNLCDRQGLYPLYWASGVGKANRILKTLLDRGANPNLCNIDRWNRKENIPLLCAADCGSYEVSKVLLEYGADPQARDGSNWTALHWATWEYKIQSVMLLKCLLDYGADINARSRMGRTPLSTAIVRGELPIVNTLLSEGADPNIPDNDGSTALDYAVFKGYTNMVDDLLAHGANPDTPGDIHSFGWSNALCIALSKQYTDDIVDMLLAYGANPNKASKKGDTPLHLAIEKSNSICVDMLLAHGANPNILNQSGQTALEFAAFAGSPPRIIDALREPFKPVSLQICTRNCIRATLMRPQMTPKKTRAKPLSIKSQRLSLSDPLTKFVSNPLTLNKTYSNIRQCLSPRDDTANPEATAEGWHAQPVPSLQQPVASAGNISARAVASPGNGNIHPSTSDLDLGDLGDQLAAAIRKDDLSVLNDLLNLLEEQGIDPNLCDQQGRYPLFWFRDSYRVHKCLKTLLDRGIDPNVSTIDPLTNEEFIPLLLAAKKGSYEVSKALLDHGADPQVHDLANWTALHWATAKPDRQTVMLLKCLLDHGADINARNGMGRTPLCNAVVRDEFSLSLSTVNTLLGEGADPNIPDNDGSTALDHAVFNERTNMVDDLLAHGANPDTPGDTSSCGWSNSLCMALSKQDTDIVDMLLAYGANPNKASKKGDTPLHLAIEKSNATCVDTLLAHGANPNIRNQSGQTTLEVAIVTGSPSRIIDTLREPFKPRSLKVCARNCIRATLMRPQMTPKKTRAKPLSIASQRLPLPDSLTKFVSNPLTL, encoded by the coding sequence ATGTTCTCAAGCATCAGACAATGTTCATCTTCCCGGGATGACACTGGCAATCCGGAGGAAACGGCCGAGGGTTTCCACGCTCAGCCAGTACCTTCTCTCCAGCAACCCGTTGCCAGTGCAGAAAATATTTCAGCACGAGCGGTGACATCCCCAGGCAACGGGAGCTTACATCCACTGACGTCTGATGTCGATTTGCGGGGCTTGGGCAATCAACTGGCCGCGGCAATCCTGAAACAAGACCTGCCAACCGTCAACAACCTGCTGAACCTGGTGCAGGATCTGGGGATTGACCCCAATCTCTGCGACCGGCAAGGCCTCTACCCACTCTATTGGGCCAGTGGCGTGGGCAAAGCTAACAGAATTCTCAAGACCCTGCTGGACAGGGGGGCGAACCCCAATCTCTGCAACATTGATCGGTGGAATAGAAAAGAGAACATACCTCTACTTTGTGCCGCCGATTGCGGCAGTTATGAGGTCAGCAAGGTCTTGCTGGAATACGGAGCTGATCCGCAAGCCCGTGACGGTTCTAATTGGACGGCGCTGCACTGGGCCACATGGGAATACAAGATACAAAGTGTCATGCTCCTGAAGTGCCTGCTGGATTACGGTGCTGATATTAATGCCCGTAGTCGTATGGGACGCACCCCGCTGAGCACTGCCATCGTTCGCGGCGAACTTCCGATCGTTAACACCCTGCTGAGCGAAGGTGCCGATCCCAATATTCCTGATAATGATGGTAGTACCGCGCTAGACTATGCAGTCTTTAAAGGGTACACCAACATGGTCGACGACTTGCTGGCTCACGGTGCCAATCCTGATACGCCCGGCGACATCCACAGCTTCGGGTGGAGCAACGCACTGTGCATAGCATTAAGTAAGCAATACACAGACGACATTGTGGATATGCTCCTTGCTTACGGTGCCAATCCCAACAAGGCGAGCAAAAAGGGCGATACCCCGCTGCATCTGGCGATAGAGAAAAGCAACTCAATCTGTGTTGACATGCTGCTGGCCCATGGAGCCAATCCCAATATTCTCAACCAGTCAGGCCAGACCGCCCTGGAGTTTGCCGCATTTGCAGGGTCACCTCCTCGCATCATTGATGCCCTGCGTGAGCCCTTTAAACCCGTGTCGCTGCAGATTTGTACCCGAAACTGTATTCGTGCAACCCTGATGCGGCCACAGATGACCCCGAAAAAAACTCGGGCAAAACCGCTGTCAATAAAATCTCAACGCCTGTCGTTGTCAGATCCTTTGACAAAATTTGTGTCCAACCCGCTGACTCTTAACAAAACGTACTCAAACATCAGACAATGTTTATCTCCCCGGGATGACACGGCCAATCCGGAGGCAACGGCCGAGGGTTGGCACGCACAGCCAGTACCTTCTCTCCAGCAGCCCGTTGCCAGCGCAGGAAATATTTCAGCACGTGCGGTGGCTTCCCCGGGTAACGGGAACATACATCCATCGACGTCTGATCTCGATTTGGGTGATTTGGGCGATCAACTGGCTGCAGCAATCAGGAAAGATGATCTGTCAGTTCTCAACGACCTGCTGAACCTGCTGGAGGAGCAGGGAATCGATCCCAATCTCTGCGACCAGCAAGGCCGCTACCCGCTTTTCTGGTTCAGGGACTCATACAGAGTGCACAAATGTCTCAAGACACTGCTGGACAGAGGGATTGACCCCAATGTCTCCACTATCGATCCATTGACTAATGAAGAGTTCATACCTCTGCTTCTGGCTGCCAAAAAAGGCAGTTATGAGGTCAGCAAGGCCTTGCTGGATCACGGGGCTGATCCGCAAGTCCATGACCTCGCTAATTGGACGGCGCTGCACTGGGCCACAGCGAAACCAGACCGTCAGACCGTCATGCTCCTGAAGTGCCTGCTGGATCACGGTGCCGATATTAATGCCCGTAATGGTATGGGGCGCACCCCGCTGTGCAATGCTGTCGTTCGTGACGAATTTTCACTTTCACTTTCGACCGTTAACACCCTACTGGGCGAAGGTGCCGATCCCAATATTCCTGATAATGACGGTAGTACCGCGCTGGACCATGCAGTCTTTAACGAGCGCACCAACATGGTTGACGATTTGCTGGCTCACGGTGCCAATCCTGATACGCCCGGTGACACCTCCAGCTGCGGGTGGAGTAACTCACTTTGCATGGCATTAAGTAAGCAAGATACAGACATTGTGGATATGCTCCTTGCTTACGGTGCCAATCCCAACAAGGCGAGCAAAAAGGGCGATACCCCGCTGCATCTGGCGATAGAGAAAAGCAACGCAACCTGTGTTGACACGCTGCTGGCCCATGGTGCCAATCCCAATATTCGCAACCAGTCAGGCCAGACCACCCTGGAGGTTGCCATAGTTACAGGTTCACCTTCTCGCATCATTGATACCCTGCGTGAGCCCTTTAAACCCAGGTCGCTGAAGGTTTGTGCCCGAAACTGTATTCGTGCAACTCTGATGCGGCCACAGATGACCCCGAAAAAAACTCGGGCAAAACCGCTGTCAATAGCATCTCAACGCCTGCCGTTGCCAGATTCTTTGACAAAATTTGTGTCCAACCCATTGACTCTTTAA
- a CDS encoding anaerobic C4-dicarboxylate transporter family protein, producing MIWLQLAIVILCILVGARIGGIGLGLMGGVGLAILSFVFGIQPTSPPIDVMLMILAVVSAAACMQAAGGMDYLVKLAERILRKNPKRITFIAPAVTYFFTMFAGTGHVAYSVLPVIAEVARRTGVRPERPMSMAVIASQVGIVASPIAAATVAMLTIMSTKYDITLGQILGTTIPATMVGLFLAALVTNKLGKELKDDPEYQRRMQDPEFRRKMEETTTVSAVELKPGAKISVLLFLFGAVLVVLMGAIPGLRPQFNGSAMSMAHTIEIIMLAVSALIVWLGKADVAEASRGDVFLAGMRAIIAIFGIAWLGDSFFGAHDALLKGSISDLVQSAPWAFAIALFILSVMVNSQGATTSTLMPLGVALGLPVASLVAMFPAVNGYFFVPNYGPIIASIDFDSTGTTRIGKYVFNHSFMLPGLMSIVFSVIAGFVFSSIVL from the coding sequence ATGATCTGGCTACAGTTGGCCATTGTGATTCTGTGCATCCTGGTGGGTGCACGTATCGGGGGGATTGGTCTTGGTTTGATGGGTGGTGTGGGTCTTGCCATTCTCTCTTTCGTTTTCGGTATTCAGCCGACGTCTCCACCTATCGACGTTATGTTGATGATTCTGGCGGTGGTTTCTGCCGCTGCCTGTATGCAGGCAGCCGGTGGTATGGATTACCTGGTAAAGCTGGCGGAACGTATTCTCAGAAAAAATCCAAAGCGTATTACCTTTATTGCGCCGGCAGTCACTTACTTCTTCACCATGTTTGCCGGTACTGGTCACGTTGCTTACTCTGTGCTGCCCGTGATTGCCGAAGTGGCCCGCCGTACCGGTGTGCGCCCGGAGCGTCCTATGTCCATGGCGGTCATTGCCTCTCAGGTGGGTATTGTTGCCAGCCCGATTGCCGCAGCCACCGTTGCCATGCTGACCATTATGTCAACAAAGTATGACATTACCCTGGGACAAATTCTGGGCACAACCATTCCGGCAACCATGGTTGGCCTGTTCCTGGCCGCCCTGGTGACCAATAAGCTGGGTAAAGAGCTGAAGGATGACCCTGAATATCAGCGTCGTATGCAAGACCCGGAGTTTCGCCGCAAGATGGAAGAAACCACCACGGTTTCTGCAGTTGAACTGAAGCCTGGTGCGAAAATCTCCGTTCTGCTGTTCCTGTTTGGTGCCGTTCTGGTGGTTCTGATGGGGGCAATTCCCGGGTTACGTCCTCAGTTCAATGGTTCTGCCATGTCCATGGCGCACACCATTGAAATCATTATGCTGGCGGTATCGGCACTGATTGTATGGCTGGGTAAAGCGGATGTTGCTGAAGCCAGCCGTGGTGATGTATTCCTGGCGGGTATGCGGGCAATTATTGCTATCTTCGGTATTGCCTGGCTGGGCGACAGCTTCTTTGGTGCCCACGATGCGCTGCTGAAAGGCAGTATCTCTGATCTGGTACAAAGTGCTCCATGGGCATTTGCCATCGCCTTGTTTATTCTGTCGGTGATGGTGAACAGTCAGGGTGCCACCACCTCGACACTGATGCCTCTGGGTGTGGCGCTTGGTTTGCCCGTGGCATCCCTGGTCGCCATGTTCCCGGCGGTGAACGGTTACTTCTTTGTACCTAACTACGGTCCGATCATTGCCTCTATCGACTTTGACAGCACTGGCACGACCCGCATTGGCAAGTATGTGTTTAACCACAGTTTTATGCTGCCAGGTCTGATGTCGATTGTGTTCTCTGTGATCGCCGGTTTTGTGTTCAGCAGCATTGTGCTGTAA
- a CDS encoding ankyrin repeat domain-containing protein, whose translation MFSSIRQYSSSREDNANWEETAEGSHAPPVPSLQQPVASAENSAARGGASPGNGSMHPSTSGLDLVDLGNQLVAATREGDRKAVDNLLNLLEERGIDPNLCDQQGHHPLYWISYQYSGVSNVLKTLLTRGIDPNFSTIDRLSNKNCIPLLLAAEQGSYEISKALLDHGADPQVRDGANWTALHFAARHVSEQSVMLVKCLLDHGIDINARNNVGYTPLCIAVLRRELLTVNILLGEGADPNIPDIDGKTALDHAVFNRCANIVDDLLAHGANPDTPGSIHSYGVSNSLCVALSRQYTDDIVDMLLEYGANPDKASKKGYTPLHLAIKKSNSTCVDMLLAHGANPNIRNSSGQTALEFALVKGSPPRIIDTLREPFKPLSLQICTRNCIRATLLRPRMILKKTWAKPRSIKSQRLSLSDPLTKFVSNPLALNETYANIRPCLSRDDTADSAATAEGWHAQPAPSLQQPVASEGNISARAVASPGNGNIHPSTSDLDLGDQLAVAIRKGKKGDLSALYDLLNLLEEQGINPNLCDQQGRYPLFWFRDSYRVHECLKTLLDRGIDPNVATIDPLTNEEFIPLLMAAKKGSYDVCKALLDHEADPQVHDLAHWTALHWAGSEPDNQTVMLLKCLLDHGADINARNSMGHTPLCNAVIGGVCSLLTVNILLGEGADPNIPDNGGSTALDHAVFNGRTNMVDDLLAHGANPDKASQKGETPLHLAIKKSNSTCVDMLLAHGANPDIRNPSGQTALEAALATGAPVHIIDALREPFKPGVTKVCARNCMRATQVQPQMTLKKNRAKPLSLVTQRLPLPITLKKFVSNPLTF comes from the coding sequence ATGTTCTCAAGCATCAGACAATATTCATCTTCCCGGGAAGACAATGCCAATTGGGAGGAAACGGCCGAGGGTTCCCACGCACCGCCAGTACCTTCTCTCCAGCAACCCGTTGCCAGTGCAGAAAATAGTGCAGCACGTGGGGGTGCTTCCCCGGGCAATGGGAGCATGCATCCATCGACGTCTGGTCTCGATTTGGTTGATTTGGGCAATCAACTGGTAGCAGCAACCAGGGAGGGTGACCGCAAAGCCGTAGACAACCTGCTGAATCTGCTGGAGGAGCGGGGGATTGACCCTAATCTCTGCGACCAGCAAGGCCACCACCCGCTCTATTGGATCAGTTACCAATACAGCGGAGTGTCAAATGTCCTCAAGACCCTGTTGACCAGGGGGATTGACCCCAATTTCTCCACTATCGACCGGTTGTCTAATAAAAATTGCATACCTCTGCTTCTGGCTGCCGAACAGGGCAGTTATGAGATCAGCAAGGCCTTGCTGGACCACGGAGCGGATCCGCAAGTCCGTGACGGCGCTAATTGGACGGCGCTGCACTTTGCCGCACGGCATGTAAGCGAACAGAGCGTCATGCTCGTGAAGTGTCTGCTGGATCACGGTATCGATATTAATGCCCGTAATAATGTTGGGTACACCCCGCTGTGCATTGCTGTCCTTCGCAGGGAACTTCTGACCGTTAACATCCTGCTGGGCGAAGGAGCCGATCCCAATATTCCTGATATAGATGGTAAAACCGCGCTGGACCATGCAGTCTTTAACAGGTGCGCTAACATTGTCGACGACTTGCTGGCTCATGGTGCCAATCCTGATACGCCCGGCAGTATTCACAGCTACGGGGTGAGCAACTCACTTTGCGTGGCATTAAGCAGGCAATACACAGACGACATTGTGGATATGCTCCTTGAATACGGCGCCAACCCTGACAAGGCGAGCAAAAAGGGCTATACCCCGCTGCATCTGGCGATAAAGAAAAGCAACTCAACCTGTGTTGACATGCTGCTGGCCCATGGTGCCAATCCCAATATTCGCAATTCGTCTGGCCAGACCGCCCTGGAGTTTGCCTTGGTAAAAGGTTCACCTCCTCGCATCATTGATACCCTGCGTGAGCCCTTTAAACCCTTGTCGCTGCAGATTTGTACCCGAAACTGTATTCGTGCAACCCTGCTGCGGCCCCGGATGATCCTGAAAAAAACCTGGGCAAAACCGCGGTCAATAAAATCTCAACGCCTGTCGTTGTCAGATCCTTTGACAAAATTTGTGTCCAACCCGCTGGCTCTTAACGAAACGTACGCAAACATCAGACCCTGTTTATCCCGGGATGACACGGCCGATTCGGCGGCAACGGCCGAGGGTTGGCACGCACAGCCAGCACCTTCTCTCCAGCAACCCGTTGCCAGCGAAGGAAATATTTCAGCACGTGCGGTGGCTTCCCCGGGTAACGGGAACATACATCCATCGACGTCTGACCTCGATTTGGGTGATCAACTGGCAGTAGCAATCAGGAAAGGAAAGAAAGGTGATCTGTCAGCCCTCTACGATCTGCTGAACCTGCTGGAGGAGCAGGGAATCAATCCCAATCTCTGTGACCAGCAAGGCCGCTACCCGCTTTTCTGGTTCAGGGACTCCTACAGAGTGCACGAATGTCTCAAGACACTGCTGGACAGAGGGATTGACCCCAATGTCGCCACTATCGATCCGTTGACGAATGAAGAGTTCATACCTCTGCTTATGGCTGCCAAAAAAGGCAGTTATGATGTCTGCAAGGCCTTGCTGGATCACGAGGCTGATCCGCAAGTCCATGACCTCGCTCATTGGACGGCGCTGCACTGGGCCGGATCGGAACCAGACAATCAGACCGTCATGCTCCTGAAGTGCCTGCTGGATCACGGTGCCGATATTAATGCCCGTAATAGTATGGGACACACCCCGCTGTGCAATGCTGTCATTGGTGGCGTATGTTCACTTTTGACCGTTAACATCCTACTGGGCGAAGGTGCCGATCCCAATATTCCTGATAACGGCGGTAGTACCGCGCTGGATCATGCAGTCTTTAACGGGCGCACCAACATGGTTGACGATTTGCTGGCTCATGGTGCCAATCCCGACAAGGCGAGCCAAAAGGGCGAAACCCCGCTGCATCTGGCGATAAAGAAAAGCAACTCAACCTGTGTTGACATGCTGCTGGCCCATGGTGCCAATCCTGATATTCGCAACCCGTCAGGCCAGACCGCCCTGGAGGCTGCCCTCGCTACAGGGGCACCTGTGCACATCATTGATGCCCTGCGTGAGCCTTTTAAACCCGGGGTGACGAAAGTTTGTGCCCGAAACTGTATGCGTGCAACCCAGGTGCAGCCACAAATGACTCTGAAAAAAAACCGGGCAAAACCGCTGTCACTGGTAACTCAACGTTTGCCGTTGCCAATTACGTTGAAAAAATTTGTGTCCAACCCACTGACGTTTTAA
- a CDS encoding ankyrin repeat domain-containing protein: MFSSIRQCLYPWIVNDRPEETAGNLPAKPLLSLQQPDTSADNNPGFAAASPSDRRLTLSADDRLASVVRHGDPPAINNQLLDAAWHGNYVAVKALLHRGADPKTCDSGHFTALHFATRNSNDQSALLLNCLLNHGADLNAVTALNRTPLQCAVICGNLSAVSTLLEHGADPDIPDQFGFTPLNKAAEQGACKIVDQLLAHSANPDTFGVWTLNPLYKAVSKQHTDIVHTLLNHGANPDPDLCNSSGRTTLNCLVENLRPVAEVRLMLANGANPNTCSNSGQTTLNFVVNRDDGCAVQLLKLLLANGADPNARGEDGDTPLHLGIANQSPELVRILVDNGADPGVRNQLGWTALKSAEAGRADPEIIDSLRNHIPVYQPGSLQACARTCIRQRLVQNRILLAEVLSTDSDCLPLKDSLKAFVYHPLQI; encoded by the coding sequence ATGTTCTCAAGCATCAGACAATGTCTGTATCCCTGGATAGTAAATGATCGTCCGGAGGAAACAGCCGGGAATTTACCTGCAAAGCCTTTGCTGTCTCTGCAGCAGCCGGACACCTCAGCAGACAACAATCCAGGATTTGCCGCAGCTTCGCCAAGTGACCGAAGATTAACGCTTTCGGCGGACGACAGACTGGCATCAGTGGTCAGACATGGTGACCCGCCAGCCATCAACAACCAGCTGCTGGATGCTGCCTGGCATGGCAATTATGTTGCCGTCAAAGCCCTGCTGCACCGGGGAGCAGACCCGAAAACCTGTGACAGCGGCCACTTTACTGCGTTGCATTTTGCTACAAGGAACAGCAACGATCAGAGTGCGCTGCTCCTGAATTGCCTGCTGAATCACGGTGCCGACCTTAATGCCGTGACTGCACTGAACCGTACCCCGCTGCAATGTGCCGTTATCTGTGGCAATCTTTCGGCCGTAAGTACTCTGTTGGAGCACGGTGCTGACCCCGATATTCCAGACCAGTTCGGTTTTACCCCACTTAATAAAGCGGCGGAACAAGGGGCGTGCAAAATAGTTGACCAGTTGCTGGCTCACAGTGCCAACCCCGACACGTTTGGCGTCTGGACCTTGAACCCACTTTACAAGGCAGTATCCAAACAACACACCGATATTGTCCATACCCTGTTGAATCACGGTGCCAACCCCGATCCCGACCTGTGCAACAGCTCTGGCCGAACCACGTTGAACTGTCTGGTAGAAAATCTGCGTCCTGTTGCTGAAGTCAGGCTGATGCTGGCTAACGGTGCGAACCCCAATACTTGCAGCAATTCTGGCCAGACCACGCTGAATTTTGTGGTCAACAGAGATGATGGCTGCGCTGTCCAGCTGCTCAAGCTGTTACTGGCTAACGGCGCTGACCCCAATGCCCGTGGTGAAGATGGCGATACCCCGCTGCATCTGGGGATAGCAAATCAAAGCCCGGAATTGGTCAGGATTCTGGTGGATAATGGTGCCGATCCCGGTGTGCGTAACCAGCTGGGCTGGACAGCTCTGAAAAGTGCTGAAGCTGGAAGAGCTGACCCCGAAATCATCGATTCCCTGCGTAATCATATACCCGTTTATCAGCCCGGATCGCTGCAAGCCTGTGCCCGAACCTGTATTCGTCAACGCCTGGTGCAAAATCGGATATTGTTGGCAGAAGTGCTGTCAACAGACTCTGACTGTCTGCCACTGAAGGATTCCTTAAAAGCGTTTGTCTACCACCCGCTGCAAATTTAA
- the cysD gene encoding sulfate adenylyltransferase subunit CysD, whose product MSDQDFNHLKQLEAESIHIIREVAAEFENPVMLYSIGKDSAVMLHLAMKAFYPGKPPFPLLHVDTTWKFREMIEFRDQLAQRLGLELLVHTNPEGLAQGVGPFTHGSAKHTDVMKTQALKQALDKYGFDAAFGGARRDEEKSRAKERVYSFRDKNHRWDPENQRPELWNIYNSQVEKGESIRVFPLSNWTELDIWQYIHLEKIPIVPLYLAKERPVVERDGNLIMVDDERMPLQPGEQPQLRKVRFRTLGCYPLTGAVESEADTLTEVIQEMLLTRTSERQGRVIDHDSAGSMEKKKQEGYF is encoded by the coding sequence ATGTCGGATCAAGACTTCAATCATCTAAAACAGCTGGAAGCGGAAAGCATCCATATCATCCGGGAAGTGGCTGCTGAGTTTGAAAACCCTGTCATGCTTTACTCTATTGGGAAAGATTCTGCCGTGATGCTGCATCTGGCCATGAAAGCGTTTTACCCGGGTAAACCGCCCTTTCCTTTATTACACGTAGATACCACCTGGAAATTCCGGGAAATGATTGAGTTCCGGGATCAGCTGGCACAAAGACTGGGCCTTGAGCTGCTGGTCCATACCAATCCGGAAGGTCTGGCCCAGGGCGTCGGGCCATTTACCCATGGCAGCGCAAAACATACCGATGTGATGAAAACCCAGGCACTCAAGCAGGCATTGGATAAATACGGCTTTGATGCTGCTTTTGGTGGTGCCCGTCGGGATGAAGAAAAATCCAGGGCGAAAGAGCGGGTTTACTCTTTTCGCGACAAAAACCATCGCTGGGATCCGGAAAACCAGAGACCGGAACTTTGGAATATCTACAATAGCCAGGTTGAGAAGGGCGAGAGTATTCGCGTGTTCCCTCTGTCAAACTGGACGGAACTCGATATCTGGCAGTATATCCATCTGGAAAAGATCCCTATTGTGCCACTGTATCTTGCCAAAGAACGCCCGGTGGTGGAACGTGATGGCAACCTGATTATGGTGGACGATGAGCGGATGCCGCTGCAACCGGGTGAACAACCCCAGTTACGAAAAGTACGCTTCAGAACCCTGGGATGCTACCCGCTGACCGGTGCCGTAGAATCTGAAGCCGATACACTGACCGAAGTGATTCAGGAGATGCTCCTGACCAGAACCTCTGAGCGACAGGGCCGGGTGATCGACCATGACAGTGCCGGCTCCATGGAAAAGAAAAAGCAGGAAGGGTATTTCTGA
- a CDS encoding Nif3-like dinuclear metal center hexameric protein, protein MVPTSQDMTLKEMVALLDQELQPGLFKDYCPNGIQVDASPAADSPIKKIVTGVTACQALIDRAIELKADAILVHHGYFWRGEDAVITGSKRRRIETLLANHISLVAYHLPLDAHPVLGNNAELARLMGWDVVGGMEPGAKLSVGNWGTTGRKLSLDELSQEISGKLGRDPLVIAGGSHPIKTIAWCTGAAQSMIDKALNLGVDAFVSGEISESTVHFARENGIHYISAGHHATERYGVQALARWLHEETGIEHEFVDIDSPV, encoded by the coding sequence ATGGTGCCGACATCACAAGATATGACCTTAAAAGAAATGGTGGCATTACTGGATCAGGAGTTACAGCCTGGTCTGTTTAAAGATTACTGCCCAAATGGTATTCAGGTCGATGCCAGCCCGGCAGCGGACTCGCCAATAAAGAAAATAGTCACGGGGGTCACCGCCTGTCAGGCACTGATTGACCGCGCCATTGAACTAAAGGCCGATGCCATTCTGGTTCATCATGGCTATTTCTGGCGTGGTGAAGACGCGGTGATTACCGGCAGCAAACGTCGGCGCATCGAAACGCTGCTGGCCAACCATATCAGCCTGGTGGCCTATCATTTGCCACTGGATGCCCATCCGGTGTTGGGCAATAACGCAGAGCTTGCCCGCTTGATGGGGTGGGATGTTGTGGGTGGCATGGAGCCGGGAGCCAAATTGTCGGTGGGTAACTGGGGCACAACAGGGCGAAAACTGTCGCTGGACGAGTTGAGCCAGGAAATTTCCGGCAAGCTGGGACGTGATCCACTGGTGATTGCCGGAGGAAGCCACCCCATAAAAACCATTGCCTGGTGTACCGGGGCCGCTCAAAGCATGATTGATAAGGCCCTGAACCTGGGGGTGGATGCTTTTGTCAGCGGTGAGATTTCGGAGTCAACGGTGCATTTTGCCAGGGAAAATGGCATTCACTATATCAGCGCCGGCCATCATGCTACCGAGCGTTATGGGGTTCAGGCACTGGCTCGCTGGCTGCATGAGGAAACGGGCATTGAGCATGAGTTTGTTGATATCGATTCTCCGGTATAA